The following DNA comes from Candidatus Methylacidiphilum fumarolicum.
TTGTCAAAGGCAGCTCGCTTTGCTCCCATCCAATTATTTTCGGATCGATAATCTCGTAAGTTTCCCTTTTCTTTAAGATTCCATCTTGATGGATGCCAGCAGCATGGGCAAAGGCATTTTCTCCGACTATCGCTTTATTTCTCTGGACAGCCAAACCCGACATTCTTGAAACAAGCCTAGAAGTCCTAAGAATTTCTTTCAGTTGAATGCCCAACTCCATTTTCCCAAAAAAATCAGGACGGGTGTGTATGGCCATAATAATTTCTTCAAGAGAAGCATTCCCCGCTCTTTCTCCAATTCCATTGATGGTTCCCTCGACCTGTCTTGCTCCAGCTTTTATTGCTGCCAGAGAGTTAGAAACAGCCAGGCCTAAATCGTTATGGCAATGCACACTAACAATGGCCTTATGAATATTGGGGACATTTTCAAAAAGATAGCGGATTAAAGAAGCAAATTCTTCTGGAACAGCATATCCAACTGTATCAGGAATATTAACAGTAGTCGCCCCTGCTTCTATGACCTGCTGAAGGATTCTAGCTAAAAATTCTGGCTCAGTCCTAGAAGCATCTTCTGCTGAAAACTCCACATCTTCCACAAAACTTTTTGCCAAACGTACCCCATTAACTGCAATCTGGATAATTTCTTCTTCATCCTTAGCAAGTTTATAGCGACGATGAATTTGAGAGGTAGCAAGAAATACATGAATCCTTGCCGCACTCCCAGCTGGCTCCAAGGCCGATGCTGCTGCTTCAATGTCTTTAGGTAAGCAGCGAGAAAGCCCACAAATCTTTGGTCCTTTCACTTGCGAAGCTATTTCTCGGACTGATTGATAATCTCCTTGGCTTATAACCGGAAATCCTGCTTCAATCACATCGACCCCAAGCCTGGCTAACTGTTTAGCCACTTCTAACTTCTGCCTGGCAGTCATGCTCGCTCCAGGACATTGTTCTCCATCCCTCAAAGTTGTATCAAAGATAATAAGCCGATTTTCAGCCATAGGAAGGCCCTCTTCACAGTTTGTTTTTTTAATCGTAGGCAGCCTGCACGCCTTGAAGATTTTTTTGCTTCAACCAAGGAAAGAGTGCACGAATCTCTGCTCCTACTTTCTCAATTTGGTGCTCAGCTCCCTGGGCTAGCAATTTTTTATACCTTTGTTTTCCTGATTTAACCTCTTCAATCCATTCCTTCGCAAAGGTACCGTTTTGAATGTTCTCCAAAACCTTTCTCATGTTTTCTTTAACATGCTCATCAATGACTTTGGGACCAACCGAAACATCTCCCCACTTGGCCGTTTCTGAAATAGAAAATCTCATGCCCGAAATTCCTGATTCATAAATCAAATCCACAATCAATTTCATTTCATGTACGCATTCGAAATAGGCCATTTCTGGTGCATAGCCACTGTTGACCAATGTTTCAAAACCAGCAGTAATAAGGGAGGTTAATCCTCCACATAACACCGCCTGCTCTCCAAAAAGGTCAGTTTCGGTTTCTTCTTTAAAAGTTGTTTCAATAACCCCAACTCGAGTCGAACCTATGCCCTTAGCCCAGGCCAAAGCAATATCTCTTGCCTTGCCACTTCGATCCTGGTAGGCAGCAATCAAGGCGGGGACTCCTCTCCCTTGAATGAATTCTCTTCTAACCAGATGTCCGGGACCTTTCGGTGCCACAAGAATGACATCTACTTCAGGAGGAGGCACTACAAGCTTGTAGTGGATCACAAAACCATGGGCAAAACCAAGAATTTTACCAGGAGTAAGATTGGGAAGTATCTGATCAGCATAAATCTCTGGAATCACAAGATCGGGAGTGGCTAAAAAAATAACATCGGCTCTTTTCACTACCTCGCTATTAGTTAAAACTTCCAATCCATGTTTTTTAGCAATGTCTATTGATTTACTTTGAGGATGCAGCCCGATGATTACGTTCATTCCGCTATCCCTTAAATTCAAAGCATGGGCATGTCCTTGGGAACCAAACCCAATGACTCCAATAGTCTTTGTCTTTAAAAGCGATAAATCCGCATCTTTATCCAATAATACAGTCTTTGTCATTTTTTCCTTTCTACCATCGACAATGAAATATTCCTACTTTTCTATTTCAACAAGTCGATGATTAGCCTTTCTATGTTTGTTTTGAATATTCCTTCTTTTAATGTTTTTTTAGATTCTTGGTAGAGCGATCTTTCCAGTTCTGCTTAAATCCAATATCCCAAAGTCCTGCATAAGAAAAATAAATTTCGAAATTTTACTCTCATCCCCAGTCACTTCTATAGTCATATTTTTAGGTTCGACATCGACAATTTTTGCCCGGAAAATATCGCAGATCTGCATCAACTCCGCTCGACTTTTATTGCTTGTCGCTACCTTTACCAACACCAACTCCCTATCAATATATTCTCCATCCCTAAAATCCTGAACCGCTAAGACATCAATGAGTTTGTTCAATTGTTTTGTCACCTGGTCTAATACTTGATCATCTCCTTTGACCACTATTGTCATCCGAGAAACAGACTCATCATGGGTCGGACCGACATTAAGGGTATCTATATTATAGCCTCTACCGCTGAAAAGCTCAGCAATCCTAGTTAAAACACCAAACCGATTCGCCACTAAAATAGATAACGTATGCCTCATACATTTGATATTTTACAAATATTTTTCTCTCTATGAAAAATAATTTATCGAATCCTTTGCATAGATCTGAATGTAGTTCTTTTTCTTCTGTAAAAAATATCTTTTTCTCATCTATTCAGGCACTAAAGAAAAACTAATCATCAGACTTGAGTATGCCTAACAGGCTTATCTTTCTTAATATGGGTGTGAAACCACCTTTTCTGGAAAAGGTAGTCTTTCCTCTGCCCCTCTTCCTTTATAGATAGCATATCAATGAGCAATATAAAAATGATTATATTTACCTTCAGGCTCTCCCCAAAGAAAATCCATATGAGAGATGTATGATTGCAGATAGGAATGCGTTAATTCTCGAATGAATTCCTTGATTGCTTGTTCTTCTCCTTCCACAATCAATTCTACTCTTCCATCTTTTAAGTTGCGGACTAGCCCTCCAAGGGCATAGCGTTGGGCAATTCTTTTAGCCGTCGCTCTAAAACCAACTCCTTGAACAAAACCAGAAAAATAAGCTTTTAGCTGTTTCTTCACAGCAATCCAAGAAAGATCCTCAGTTCATTAAAAAATAATCCATTACCATCTCTTTTTCCTAAGAAAAAGCAATATGAAACTGATTAGAAGGAAATACAATGGTAGAAAAGTAAAAACGCATCATAGCATTTCTCATTTGCGTATTGCAGTTATGAAGGGTAAGGGCTTAGAGTTAGAGCCTCTATCCTTAATTTTTCACAGGAAACTCAGAGAAAA
Coding sequences within:
- a CDS encoding 2-isopropylmalate synthase, whose protein sequence is MAENRLIIFDTTLRDGEQCPGASMTARQKLEVAKQLARLGVDVIEAGFPVISQGDYQSVREIASQVKGPKICGLSRCLPKDIEAAASALEPAGSAARIHVFLATSQIHRRYKLAKDEEEIIQIAVNGVRLAKSFVEDVEFSAEDASRTEPEFLARILQQVIEAGATTVNIPDTVGYAVPEEFASLIRYLFENVPNIHKAIVSVHCHNDLGLAVSNSLAAIKAGARQVEGTINGIGERAGNASLEEIIMAIHTRPDFFGKMELGIQLKEILRTSRLVSRMSGLAVQRNKAIVGENAFAHAAGIHQDGILKKRETYEIIDPKIIGWEQSELPLTKHSGRAALENRLRMLGFELEKDEIDNIFSQFKDIGDKKKFIYDDDLIALVEGQISRIKETYQLEYMAVADCSGGIPMATIKLRRGQELLVDASTGDGAVDAAMKAVDRITGLHGHLVEYEVRSVTEGKDAIGEVTVKVNFDSKHLVTGKAASTDVFEASIRAYLNAVNKALL
- the ilvC gene encoding ketol-acid reductoisomerase — its product is MTKTVLLDKDADLSLLKTKTIGVIGFGSQGHAHALNLRDSGMNVIIGLHPQSKSIDIAKKHGLEVLTNSEVVKRADVIFLATPDLVIPEIYADQILPNLTPGKILGFAHGFVIHYKLVVPPPEVDVILVAPKGPGHLVRREFIQGRGVPALIAAYQDRSGKARDIALAWAKGIGSTRVGVIETTFKEETETDLFGEQAVLCGGLTSLITAGFETLVNSGYAPEMAYFECVHEMKLIVDLIYESGISGMRFSISETAKWGDVSVGPKVIDEHVKENMRKVLENIQNGTFAKEWIEEVKSGKQRYKKLLAQGAEHQIEKVGAEIRALFPWLKQKNLQGVQAAYD
- the ilvN gene encoding acetolactate synthase small subunit, whose protein sequence is MRHTLSILVANRFGVLTRIAELFSGRGYNIDTLNVGPTHDESVSRMTIVVKGDDQVLDQVTKQLNKLIDVLAVQDFRDGEYIDRELVLVKVATSNKSRAELMQICDIFRAKIVDVEPKNMTIEVTGDESKISKFIFLMQDFGILDLSRTGKIALPRI
- a CDS encoding acylphosphatase; the encoded protein is MKKQLKAYFSGFVQGVGFRATAKRIAQRYALGGLVRNLKDGRVELIVEGEEQAIKEFIRELTHSYLQSYISHMDFLWGEPEGKYNHFYIAH